A single window of Ananas comosus cultivar F153 linkage group 17, ASM154086v1, whole genome shotgun sequence DNA harbors:
- the LOC109722957 gene encoding vacuolar iron transporter homolog 1-like, which produces MASHNETKLTIPAAANPSAALTLDRPTMEDAADDMSQRAQWLRAAVLGANDGLVSTASLMMGVGAVKADARAMVLSGFAGLIAGACSMAIGEFVSVHSQLDVELAEIKRRGADKEVAGLPRPMQAAMASALAFATGAMVPLLAAGFIRGYRVRLGVVAAAASVALVVFGCAGAALGRAPLGRAGARVLVGGWVAMGLTFGLMKLFGSAGL; this is translated from the coding sequence ATGGCTTCCCACAATGAGACCAAGCTCACCATCCCCGCCGCTGCCAATCCATCAGCGGCACTTACACTCGACCGCCCAACAATGGAGGACGCGGCCGACGACATGTCACAGCGCGCACAGTGGCTCCGAGCGGCCGTACTGGGCGCGAACGATGGCCTGGTCTCAACAGCCTCCCTGATGATGGGCGTCGGCGCCGTGAAGGCCGACGCCCGTGCGATGGTCCTGTCGGGCTTTGCGGGGCTCATCGCGGGCGCCTGCAGCATGGCCATCGGGGAGTTCGTGTCCGTGCACTCCCAGCTCGACGTCGAGCTGGCCGAGATAAAAAGAAGAGGCGCCGATAAAGAGGTGGCGGGGCTTCCGAGGCCGATGCAGGCGGCGATGGCATCGGCGTTGGCGTTCGCGACCGGGGCGATGGTGCCGCTGCTGGCGGCGGGGTTTATAAGGGGGTATCGGGTGAGGTTGggggtggtggcggcggcggcgagcgtGGCGTTGGTGGTGTTCGGGTGCGCGGGGGCGGCGCTGGGGAGGGCGCCTCTGGGGAGGGCCGGGGCGAGGGTGCTTGTAGGAGGCTGGGTGGCCATGGGGCTCACGTTTGGGCTCATGAAGCTCTTCGGCTCTGCAGGGCTCTAA